ACGGGACCTACGGGAACGACTGGGCCTCGTGGTGCGACTGGGCCGACTGGTTCAGGAGCTGGAGGTACAGGACCTACGGGAACGACTGGGCCGCGTGGTATGACTGGACCAACCGGTACAGGGTCTGGGGGCACTGGCGCTACCGGCCTTACAGGCGAAACCGGCGCTACGGGCGAAACTGGGGCTACAGGCGAAACCGGCGCTACGGGTGATACTGGGGCTACAGGCGAAACCGGCGCTACGGGCGAAACCGGCGCTACGGGCGAAACCGGCGCTACGGGCGAAACCGGCGCTACGGGTGATACTGGGGCTACGGGTGATACTGGGGCTACGGGCGTCACCGGACTCACCGGACTCACCGGCGTTACCGGCGTTACCGGCCTTACAGGACTCACTGGTGCCACTGGTCTCACCGGTGCTACGGGCGTCAACATCATTAATAATAATGCCCTGTTTTCTCCAACGGGTACAGTGCCACCAGCTCCAACTGCGACACCATTTGTTGTAGATTTTATCAATGGAACTGGTATCCAATTTAATGCCGGTAACGATACGCAAATTACGCTTTCACCTAACAGTTTATATTTTATTTCTTATACAGTCAGAATTACTTATGCACCCGGAAATGCTGATATTACCGGTGCACAAGCTCTTCTATTCCTCAATGGCAACGCGGTACACTTGTCCGCACTCGACAAATTCGCAGCTCCGACTGGTGCTCCAACAACCCCCACAGCTCTCTCATTAAACAGCAGTGGATTATTGCAAACCGGTACAGGTACTCAAACCTTGAGCTTAAATTGCAATATTAGTTCAGGGACTACTTTAACTAGTCATTATATCAATGCAGATTGGTCCAACTTAAGTATCATTCAAATTATGTAATGGACACGCAAAGGAGCGGTTCTCCGTTCTTGGAGGATCGCCCCTTTGCCTTTTCAGGTCGTGCGCCATCGCTCTTCCCTTTTTACAAATATGCCTTAAGATTATCCAGCACTACCGCATACCCGTTAGCATACATATGCACACCGTCCATCGTATACTCTTCCTTCAGATTCCCTTCCGCGTCGGTCAGTCCCTCATTCACATTAATGAACTCATATCCGTGCCTGAGCGACAGTTCCTCCACGGCACGGTTCGCTTCCAGCAGCGCCGCATTGGTTCTCGTTCTGAAGTAATTCTCTCGCATCTCCTCATCCATTCCGGGGAAGTCGGCCTTGGCATTCACCGGATAATACGCCATGACGTACACCTTGCACTCCGGCAGCCTCTCTCTAATCCGGGTCAGAATCTCATTGTAATTCGCAAGCAGCTTCCCGAGCTCATACTCCCCATCCGCTGAGCTGATGTCGTTGGTGCCTATATTAATGAACAGCCTCGAAGGCGCAAGCGCAAGCACACATACCTCCAGCGCTTCGAGCAATTCCCGGGTCACATAGCCCGCAATCCCGCGGTTATAGATAGCCGTCTGCTTCTCCAGTGTCTGCTGCAATTCATTTACCGGAAAAAACTCCATCAGCGAGGAGCCCGCCAGTACGGTCTGCCCTTTTAGCGCCAAGGTGTTCAGGATGCTGTACTTCTTCACCTTCTCCTCTTTCTCTCTCTGCCACTGAATCTCCATCATCTCGTCAAGCTCTTCCTGATTCAATCTAATCTCCTCCGTTTCTGCTGCTCTGTTATTCTACCATTGTTATCTTTTATCCCTCAGCTTGCAGCCCGCCCAAATTGTGTCAGAAATATGGAAATTGATCTTCATGTAAGGTTTATGTTCTATGCACACGTGTTCTGAATAGGTTAGATATCGGGTGCTGTCAGAGGTGTACATCTGGCTGGTATGCCCGCAAGGGACCGGTGCGCCGGACCTAATTCTACAGTTGAAGGGCGGAATGTTTTTGAAAAAGGTAGTTGGCTTGCTCCTGTCGGTTGCATTGTTGTCTTCGTTCTATGTTGCCAGTCCCCCCGAGGTATCTGCCGCAACGCCCATTGTGGTGAATTCGACGATTGTCGTACCGGCCGGTGAGACGTATAACGGCAATGGCCAGACGTTCGTCGCCAATCCGAATACGCTGGGAGACGGCAGCCAGGCAGAGAACCAGAAACCCATCTTCCGGCTGGAAAAGAATGCTACACTCAAAAATGTAATTATCGGTGCTCCCGGCGCAGACGGGGTGCACTGTTACGGGAATGCTACCATCTCCAATGTGACCTGGCAGGATGTCGGCGAGGATGCCCTGACACTGAAGGCTTCCGGCACAGTCAATATTACAGGCGGAGGTGCGTACAAAGCCTACGATAAAGTGTTCCAGGCGAACGCTGCGGGCACCATCAACATCAAGAATTTCAAAGCGAATGATATCGGCAAGCTGGCCCGCCAGAACGGCGGCACCTCCTATGCCGTGAACTTCACCCTGGACAACTCGGATATCTCGAATGTCAAGGATTCCATCTTCCGCACAGACAGCAGCAGCAGCGCCGCCCGGATCACCAATACCCGCTACCGCAATGTGCCAACCCTGTTCAAGGGTTTTGCCTCGGGCAAGACCAGCCAATCGGGCAACACGCAATATTAAGGTAAAATAAGGTCAGGGAAGCTAGTGTGAATACACCAGTCTGATTCCTGCAGCAGACCACCTTTAACAGTAACCGTCTCCATTTCCGGCTCCGCCGGGATGGAGGCGGTTTCAGTTCAGACGGACGGCCAAGCACACATGAACACGATAATATCCGGGACGGAGGAATAGATTTATTTTGGACACATCTGCCTTTCTCAACTCTATCGACATACGCTCACATGATATGCTATTATGATAGCCTGATAACGTATTAACGAACTAAAGTAATCAATGCGCCAGGCAATCTACTAGGGGGATTAGAGAGATGAAGAGACAGGGAATATGGGTTCTATTAACCATCATGGCTATTGTACTAATTACAGGCTGCTCAGGATCCGGTTCAGGCGGCAAGGACGGGAAGCTGGTGATCGGCATAGACGACAAGTTCGCCCCGATGGGCTTCCGGGATGATGACAATGAGCTTGTCGGCTTCGATATTGACTATGCGCGAGCGGCTGTCAAGAAGATGGGCAAGGAGGTTACCTTCCAGCCGATTGACTGGTCCGCCAAGGAATCCGAGCTGAACAGCGGCCGGATTGATATGATCTGGAACGGATACACCATCACGGACGAGCGCAAGGAGAAGGTGCTGTTCACCAAGCCTTATCTGGAGAATAGCCAGGTGGTAGTCGTGCTGGCGGGTTCATCGCTGTCTGCGCTTAAGGATCTGGCCGGCAAAGAAGTCGGATTGCAAAGCCTCTCCTCTGCCGCCGATGCCCTGGATGCCAGTCCGATCAAAGCCGAGCTTAAGGACGTGTCCGAATACCCCGACAATGTCCTGGCTCTGACAGACCTCAAGTCCGGCCGTGTGGATGGGGTAGTTATTGATGAGGTTGTCGCCAGATATTACATAGCCAAAGAGCCGGATACGTATAAGCTGATGGAAGAATCACTGGCTCCTGAGCAATATGGTATTGGAATCAAGAAGGGCAATGATGAACTGCTGAAAGAGCTGCAGAAGGCGCTGGATGAGCTGAACAGTGACGGAACCGCCGCTGAGATCTCAACCAAGTGGTTCGGAGAGAACAAGGTATTGAACTAGATGCTATCGTTTAGGAGCCGGTTAAGACATGGATATCGATTATATTATTAGAATTTCCGGACCGATGCTTGAAGGCGCCCGGACCACGGTGCTGCTGTTCCTGATCGTGATCGTGCTGTCCATTCCGCTCGGGATGGTGGTCACTCTGATGGCCAAAAGCACGCTAAAGCCGCTGGCCTGGATCGCACACGCTTATATTTACGTCATGCGCGGAACGCCGCTCTTGCTGCAATTGTTCTTCTTCTGCTTCGGTTTGCCGCAGATTCCCGTAATCGGGCAATATCTGGTTATGGACCGTTTTGTAGCGGCCAGCCTGGGCTTTATTCTCAATTACGGCGCTTATTTCGCCGAGATTTTCCGGGGCGGGCTGCTCTCGATCGATAAAGGTCAGCATGAGGCGGCCAAGGTGCTCGGACTTAGCCGGTGGCAGACGCTGCGCAAGGTCATTCTTGCCCAGATGTTCCGCGTGGCGCTGCCTGCGGTTGCCAATGAGTCGATTACACTGGTCAAGGATACCGCTCTGCTGTATGCCGTGGCCGTACCGGAGCTGCTGAATTTCGCCAAGACGGCGGTGAACCGTGATTTCACTGTCACTCCTTTTGTCGTAGCGGGCGTCATTTATCTGCTGATGACACTGGTGCTGACCTTATTCTTCAAGCTGCTGGAGAAACGTTTCAAATTTGAGTAGAAGGGCTGTTTGGCTATGAGTAGCATGATTGAAGTACGGCAATTGAAGAAGGACTTCGGCAGCCTCAGCGTGCTGAACCAGATAAGCTTTGACGTGAAGCCCGGCGAAGTCGTTGCGGTGATCGGACCCTCAGGCTCCGGCAAAAGCACCATGCTGCGCAGTCTCGTACATCTGGAGGAAGTCACCGGAGGCAGCATTTCAATCTGTGGGAAAACCCTGGTTCAAAACGGGCGCTACGCCAGTACAGCGGAGATTAGAGACATCACTTCAAGTATGGGGATGGTGTTCCAGCATTTCAATCTGTTTCCGCATCTCAGCGTAAGGGACAACCTGGAGCTTGCCCCCAGAACGCTGAAGCGGGAGAGTGTGCAGCAGATTACGGCGAAGAGCCGGGAGCTGCTCTCCAAGGTAGGCCTCTCCGACAAAGCAGACGTCTACCCCTCCACGCTGTCGGGCGGGCAGAAGCAGCGGGTCGCCATCGCCCGGGCGATGATGCTCAGCCCGGACATTCTACTGTTCGACGAGCCGACCTCGGCGCTCGATCCCGAGCTGACCGGCGAGGTGCTGCGTGTCATCCGCCAGCTTGCCGAGGAGAACATGACGATGATGATCGTCACCCATGAGATGAGCTTCGCCCGCGATGTCGCCGACCGCGTCTTCTTCATGGACAACGGGGACATTGCCGAATCCGGCACACCCGACGAGATCTTCGGCAGTCCGAAGCTGGAGCGGACACGGGCCTTCCTGACCCGGGAGTAAGTATAGTGGATGCTTATAAGGACTTGGTTAATGCGAGTCCTGATTAGAACGCGGCGAGCAAAACGTGCAGCTTGAACGCCTTATTTAATCATCCCCAGTTCGATCACTTGGATAATCAGGAATGGATCTGGCAGGTTGTTCATCTGTTGCAAGAGCAATCTACCGATGAACGTGTATTGAGTAAGATGTTTAAGAAAACATCGAAGTAGCTAATTACATTTCAAAGGAACTTATAAAAAAACAAACACACCGGAAATCATCATTTATGGATTGATTTCCGGTGTGTTTGTTTTAGTTTGTCGCATTAACGCATAGCTATGGGCGCAGCGGAGGATGCAAGTGGATTTAGTCCATCTAATTTTGCGTATAGATACACTTTTCAAACATTAGTTGGATAAACAACACTTACTCGAGCCGACTTTCGGCGAATCCTTATAATTGGGAAGATTAGATGTACTTTTTCCAACTGCTTCCCCGTAACCGTCCATTCGGCGCGAAATAAGTGCCTTTTTTCCATCTCTGTCCCAAGCTCGGCCCAACCCCACTCTTACTTCAACCTACTCGCTCTTACTTCACCCGACCCACACTTTCTCTGTCACACTCACGCGCTAATCCGCCCTTAATCTACCTTATTTCACTCCACATTCTCCCCCGCATCCGAAGGCGGCGCCGTGCCCCCGGGCACCGGCTCCAACGGTCCCATCGGCGCTGCCGGCTCCGGCTCCTCCTCCCAGCGCGTGCGGATGAAGAGCTGATAGAGCTTGACGATGATGATTTTGAGCATCATATAGACCGGAATAATGACCAGAATGCCGATAATTCCGCCGAAATCGCCGCCGGCCAGGACGAGGATGATCGTGGTCAGCGGGTGGATATCCATGCTTTTGCCGAAGATATATGGGGCCACCAGGTTATCCTGAATCTGCTGCGCAACGAGCACGACCACAATTGACCAGACCGCCGTAGACGGGGACTCGATCAGACCGAAGATGAAGATCGGCACGGTAGACAGAATGGCTCCGATAAAAGGGATGAAGTTCATCAGCACCGCTACCATTGTCAGCAGCAGCGCATACGGCAGGCCGATGATCAGGAACCCGATGTACATCAGGACGCCGAGCGCCAGATTGACCAGCACTCTGCCGACGATGAAGCTGCCCATCACGCCGTCAATCTCGGCAATCACCCCCGCGCCCTCCTCGTGATACCGTTTGGGGAAGAAGCTCACGAGCTTATCGCCGAACTTCCCGCCTTCCTTCAGCATGTAGAACAGCAGGATCGGAAAGGTGAACAGCACAATCGCAAAATTAGAGACAAAGGAGAACAGCCCGGACACATAGCCCGTTGCCAGCGAGAAGCCTGTATTCAAATAGCCCATTAATTGGCTGGACAGGTTCATATTCTCGGGAATCAGACCCGACAGCAGCTCAGTGTTCTCCAGCTTACTTAACTGCTCTCCAACTGCTCTCAGCACCCCCGGCATATTGTTGCCCAGGTTCAGCAGCTGACTTTGCAGCGATGGCCAGACGCCTACCGTGAAGCCCAGCAGCAGAATAGCAATGACCAGATAGACCAGCAGGATCGCCAGCGTCCGCTTCAATTTGCGCGAGGACAGGAAGTCGATCAGGGGCCGAAGCAGATAATAGAAGAATACGGCCAGCATTAACGGCACCATCACAACATTGAACAACGAGATAATAGGGGTAAAAATAAAGTCTACCAGTGAGCTGACATAGATAATTCCCAGCACCAGCAGCACGGCAATACAAATGCGGATGAACAAATTCAATTTGGCCATAGTGGGCTCCCGTTCCGTTATTTTGAACAGCGTTTCTTGTTCACTTAAATATAGCCGGGGTTTCTTAATTCAAACTAAACCAAGTCTAAAGATAAGCTAAAGATTCGGGATGGAGTGAACGCATGATCACAATCGAAACGGAAGTCCCGCTAGAATGAAGCAGCCGTCAGTGCAGGTTAGCCGATGGTCTCCACCACGTTACCCTCTTGGTCTTTGATGTAGGTCTTTCTTACCTGCACCTTCAGTTCTTTGGCGGTGGACAGCCGGAATTCGCCTTCCTTGGGCTGGAGCTTCGTTTCCAGCTCCAGGATAGCTGCTTCACTCAGGCTGATACGGACGATCTCCCCGTCCTGTACACAGCCAGTCTCTTCAGCCGGTTCTAGCAAGATCTGTAGCTTCGGGCAGGTTAACCTCAGCGGCTTCCCCTTCAGCAATCGTCCGCGCAGCAGGCTGGCTACTGACGCGGCCTGCCGAGCCCCAATGGTCAGGACCGCCGGTGCGGTGCCCAGCAGACGGCTTTTTGCAGGCTCGAAGCCCAATTCATCTACATACAGGATACCCGTCTGGGACCCGTCACGCTCGATGCCCAGGCGAACTGCTTCCTTAATAGCCGGAAGCCGGAGCAGCGAATCCCGGGCAAGATCAGTGATATATGCGGGGAGCATCTCCTCGCTGGCGTGCAGGAATGAGGTCGTATTCCAGGTCATCATGGCTTCCAGTTCATCTGCTGTAATTCCGACCATCTGCAGAAATTCAACCCGCCCATTGGGCGTATCCACAGCTGGAAGCTCCGGGTCATCAATGAAAGCCAGCGCAGTCAGCCGGGTGTCCGCGCCCAGACAGATGGGACCGTTCGCATCCAGATAATGACCAGAGGCAAAAATATTCCCGCTGGAGAATACATACCGGGCCATATTCTGGAGCAGACTGATCCCCCAGGCCGGAGGCTCCTGTTCTCCGGCACTACGAGCCAACCGGAAGGTCAGCTCGAAGCCGTACCCGCTGTATTCGAGGTTCTCCGACTCCTTATCGTACAGCTCAGAGAAACCGAAGGTTACGAAATGCCAATGCGGATAAGGCTGCTGCGCTTCATAGGCGCTGATTCCGCTCAGCGGGTCTTTACCCCCCAGCCTATAAGGCAGCATTGCAGCATAATGCTTCGGCTCCTGCTGTCCGTACAACCTCTTCATCTGATCTTCAATGGCATCCCAGCCGGTTGCTTCCACTTCTTCCTCGCTCATGTTCGTACCCTCCAGTCTAAGATTTATGTATAGCCGGAGCACCCGCCCCCGGCCTTTAATCTCCCATTGATTACCCGTAATTCCGCTGGCATAACCAGCGCAGCCTCCCCTATAGACGCGGCAAAAAAACGGCAAGCTCATTCGTTGAGCTTGCCGTTTCAGTAATTAGTTAATGCCAACCAGCAGGTTCTTGCGGGCTACGCCGCTCTTAACTGCCGCTTCGGCTACAGCCATGCGAATTCTCTCTACTACACGCGGATCGAAGGCGTCTGGGATGATATATTTCTCATGCAGCTCAGACGGGTCAATCACTGAGGAGATCGCCTCTGCTGCTGCCAGCTTCATGTCTTCATTGATATCCGTAGCTTCACAATCCAGCGCTCCTCTGAATATTCCAGGGAAGCACAGAACATTGTTAATCTGATTCGGATAGTCAGAACGTCCGGTCGCCATGACTCTTACATGCGGCGCAGCAATCGCGGGATCAATCTCCGGCATCGGGTTCGCCATAGCGAACACAATCGGATCTGTAGCCATGTTCAGCACATCTTCCAGCTTCAGCACATCCGGTGCAGAGACTCCGATGAAGACATCCGCGCCTTTGATCACATCGGACAGACTTCCGATTTCAAGATAAGGGTTCGTAATCTGGGCGTAATCGCTCCAATGGCTGCGCTCATAATCCGCAAGCCGGTTAATCGCGCCCTCCCGGTCCACGCCGATCAGGTTCACCGCTCCGGCATGCAGCAGCATTTTGGAGACGGAGATGCCTGCTGCACCTATGCCGTTGACTACGATTTTGACATCCTTAATATCCTTGCCGCATACCTTGAGTGCGTTCAGTAGTCCGGCAGTTACGACAATTGCCGTACCATGCTGATCATCATGGAAGACCGGAATGTCCAGCTCGGCTCTTAGTCTGGCTTCAATCTCGAAGCAGCGCGGAGAGGAAATGTCCTCCAGGTTAATGCCGCCGAACGTCGGGGCAAGTGCTTTTACAATCGCAATAATCTCTTCAGTATCCTTGGTGTCCAGGCATATCGGCACGGCGTCGACGTCTGCGAACTGCTTGAACAGCGCCGCTTTGCCCTCCATAACCGGCATGGCTGCCTTCGGCCCGATATCGCCAAGCCCCAGTACAGCCGTGCCATCAGATACGACAGCTACGGTATTCTTCTTCGTGGTTAGCTCATAGGCCTGGGACTGATCGTCGGCAATCGCCTGACAGACCTTCGCTACACCCGGCGTGTAGACCTTGGACAGGTCGTCTTTGCACAGAATCGGATGCTTCAGGGTAGTTTCGAGCTTACCGCCTTTATGCAGCAGCATAATTTCTTCTAATAGTTCCATGAGTAACTCCTCCATTCAACTGGTTAACCGTTTGTTCCATTCATCTCAGATCTTTCTATATATAGCGGAGCTTCCTGCATCCGGAACCTTACCAGACCCGTATGCAGGCCCGTCAACTTTGCATTACATATACTCCCTTAGTCATTCTCCGCGATAAGTATCGGATTGGCAAGATAAAAGCTGACACCTGAAAATTGTCCACGATTTCGACACGATTGGATGCGATTTCATGTGATTCAGGCGTATCGTCTACTGATTGAGCACCCTGATCAACCGCCCCATACAGAGATGAGCAGCGTGGCTACAACTACTGTAATCGCTCCGCCGATACGGGTGGAGATCTGTGCGAACGGCATCAGCTCCATGCGTCCCGAGGCAGACAGAATAGCTACATCGCCTGTTCCGCCAAGGCCGCCGCGGCAGCCGGTAACAATGGCCGCTTCAACCGGGTACATGTTGACCCATTTGCCGGTAAAATAGCCCGTGATCGTCATCGCCACGATAACGGTAGCACAGACAATAATATAAGGAAGCGAGATCAGGGCTGCGACATCCTTCAGCGGAATGTACAGCATCCCCAGGCCGACCATGAGCGGCCAGGTTAAAGTGCCGGACACAAGCTTGTAGAGCTGATAAGCGCCCTGCTCGATTTTGGACGGGAGCAGCTTGGAAATCTTGAGTAGTGCCGCTGCGAAGATCATCAGGATCGGACCTGGAACGCCGACAAACGGCGACAGCAGATGACCGGTGATGAACAATCCGCAGGCGAACAGCAGGCCCGCGCCCATCAGCAGGAAGTCCGGCTTTGCACTGTCATACGTGCTGCCCGCCAGCTTCTGGCCATCCTTCGATTTCACCAGGACACCGTTCCCGGTGATGGACGGATTTTTGTCAGCCATTCGCTTGAGCAGTCCGGCAACAATAATTGCAAACACATTACCGATAACCGCCGCTGGAATCATCTGAGCTACATAAGAACCAGATTCCCCGCCTAGGATCTGCGAGAACGCGATGGACAGCGGGAGAATGCCTTCACCGACGCCGCCGCCGATAATAGGTACGATAATGTAGAACAGTGTCCGGTGTGCACTATAGCCGAGCAGCATGCCCACGCCCATCCCCGCAGCCACTGCGGCGAGGGTTCCGGCCATCATCGGGATGAAGATGCGGATGAAGCCGTTAATCAGCGTGGTCCGGTTCATCCCTGTAATACTTCCGGCTACCAGAATCGAGATGTACAGGTAGAGGAAGTTCGACGTTTTCATCAGCGTGTTGACCGATTCGAGCACCGAAGGATCAAGCACATTCCAGAAGACCAGGAAGGATGGGATCATTAGGGAGAGGATCGCGGGACCGCCGATATTTTTCAGAATCGGAAGCTTGAAGCCCAGATCACTGAGCAGCACCCCCAGTACAATAATTACTGCAAAGCCGCCGATCATGTCGTTTGGCAGTTCACCAAGCACAGAAGCCGCAAAAATAACGAGTGCAAAAACCACATACAATGGGAGCGGAATAACGCCTACCTTTAAGTGCAGAACCTTCTGGACCAAATTTGGTTCACCTTGCTTCAGTACATGCTGCTGTTCCGGTACCGAAAGTGGGGGTTGAATTGCTTTTTGCATGTTTACCTTACCTCCTTAACTCTTTTACAAATTCATCATAGCTGCTTTGAAAGCGCTTTTGTTTTTATGAAAGTAATAAAGGGATTTTGTAAATTATTAAAGTAAGCGCTATCAGGAGAGGGCAGGTTACTTCAGGTGCATTAGTGCCCCTCATTTCGGGCTTCCGCCCCACTTTTGGCCAAGTCAAAGGGATTTATCCCTTTCATTTCAACATCCAGCCGACTTTCAGCCCCCAGCCCACTTCCGCTGTCTCCGCAACACAAAAAGCTCCGCCGCAGGTTGTGCGGCAGGAGCTCCAGAATTAGTTAGTATTCTCAAATATACTTAGTAATTAATCCCTTACCGTTCGGAGCGAGCCGGTATTTCTGCACAGGCCTGCCGATACTCCCGTAGACGAGGTCCATCTCCAGCACGCCCATCTCGGTTAACCCGATCAGGTATTTGCCGGCGGAGACGCGGGAGATGCCGGATACCGCCGAGATATCCTCAGCGGAGAACAGCTCGCTGCCGCAGGCCTCCACGGCACGCCAGATGGTCTGGAGCGTCTGACGGGTGAAGCCCTTGGCCAGCTCCTGCGAGGACGTCCGTTCCTGCTTGAACCGGGACAGCCTGTCCAGCTCCGACTGGTTCAGCCGCTCCTGGCTGCGGAACAGCTTGTTCTGCTCCCGGTATCCGTTCAGCGCGGCCCGGAGCCTGGAGAACTCGAACGGCTTGATCAAGTAGTCCACCGCCCCGTTCTGCAGCGCTTCTTGGATGCTCTCCTTGTCGCTCGCCGCCGAGATCACGATGACATCGATCTTCACACCTCTGCGCCGGATCTCGGACAGCAGCTCCAGCCCGTTGCTCTCCTTCATGTAAATATCCAGCAGAATCAGGTCGTAGGCCTGCTTCTCCAGCATACCCAGCACTTCTTCCGCCGAGCTGGCCCAGCCATCGGCACGGAAGCCCTCCACCTGCTGCAGATAAAACTTGTTCATCTCCGACACCATGGGATCATCTTCAACAATAAGTACTTTTATCATAATGGCTTATCATCACTCTTCATGGGCTCTCCACCCTTTTTATGGTTTATCTTAATTCTTCGCTCTATACGGGATCTCCACCGTGAATTCGGTGCCTTCCCCTTCCCGGCTGTTATACGTAATCGTTCCGCCCAGCTTGTCTACACTTCGCCGTACCAGATACAGCCCTACGCCCCGGTCGCCGCCTTTGGTCGAATAGCCCTGTTCAAACAGGTGAGCTCCATTCTCCGCAGCTATGCCTG
This genomic interval from Paenibacillus sp. FSL H8-0332 contains the following:
- a CDS encoding GDSL-type esterase/lipase family protein; translation: MNQEELDEMMEIQWQREKEEKVKKYSILNTLALKGQTVLAGSSLMEFFPVNELQQTLEKQTAIYNRGIAGYVTRELLEALEVCVLALAPSRLFINIGTNDISSADGEYELGKLLANYNEILTRIRERLPECKVYVMAYYPVNAKADFPGMDEEMRENYFRTRTNAALLEANRAVEELSLRHGYEFINVNEGLTDAEGNLKEEYTMDGVHMYANGYAVVLDNLKAYL
- a CDS encoding pectate lyase, whose protein sequence is MFLKKVVGLLLSVALLSSFYVASPPEVSAATPIVVNSTIVVPAGETYNGNGQTFVANPNTLGDGSQAENQKPIFRLEKNATLKNVIIGAPGADGVHCYGNATISNVTWQDVGEDALTLKASGTVNITGGGAYKAYDKVFQANAAGTINIKNFKANDIGKLARQNGGTSYAVNFTLDNSDISNVKDSIFRTDSSSSAARITNTRYRNVPTLFKGFASGKTSQSGNTQY
- a CDS encoding amino acid ABC transporter substrate-binding protein; translation: MKRQGIWVLLTIMAIVLITGCSGSGSGGKDGKLVIGIDDKFAPMGFRDDDNELVGFDIDYARAAVKKMGKEVTFQPIDWSAKESELNSGRIDMIWNGYTITDERKEKVLFTKPYLENSQVVVVLAGSSLSALKDLAGKEVGLQSLSSAADALDASPIKAELKDVSEYPDNVLALTDLKSGRVDGVVIDEVVARYYIAKEPDTYKLMEESLAPEQYGIGIKKGNDELLKELQKALDELNSDGTAAEISTKWFGENKVLN
- a CDS encoding amino acid ABC transporter permease; the protein is MDIDYIIRISGPMLEGARTTVLLFLIVIVLSIPLGMVVTLMAKSTLKPLAWIAHAYIYVMRGTPLLLQLFFFCFGLPQIPVIGQYLVMDRFVAASLGFILNYGAYFAEIFRGGLLSIDKGQHEAAKVLGLSRWQTLRKVILAQMFRVALPAVANESITLVKDTALLYAVAVPELLNFAKTAVNRDFTVTPFVVAGVIYLLMTLVLTLFFKLLEKRFKFE
- a CDS encoding amino acid ABC transporter ATP-binding protein, producing the protein MSSMIEVRQLKKDFGSLSVLNQISFDVKPGEVVAVIGPSGSGKSTMLRSLVHLEEVTGGSISICGKTLVQNGRYASTAEIRDITSSMGMVFQHFNLFPHLSVRDNLELAPRTLKRESVQQITAKSRELLSKVGLSDKADVYPSTLSGGQKQRVAIARAMMLSPDILLFDEPTSALDPELTGEVLRVIRQLAEENMTMMIVTHEMSFARDVADRVFFMDNGDIAESGTPDEIFGSPKLERTRAFLTRE
- a CDS encoding AI-2E family transporter — encoded protein: MAKLNLFIRICIAVLLVLGIIYVSSLVDFIFTPIISLFNVVMVPLMLAVFFYYLLRPLIDFLSSRKLKRTLAILLVYLVIAILLLGFTVGVWPSLQSQLLNLGNNMPGVLRAVGEQLSKLENTELLSGLIPENMNLSSQLMGYLNTGFSLATGYVSGLFSFVSNFAIVLFTFPILLFYMLKEGGKFGDKLVSFFPKRYHEEGAGVIAEIDGVMGSFIVGRVLVNLALGVLMYIGFLIIGLPYALLLTMVAVLMNFIPFIGAILSTVPIFIFGLIESPSTAVWSIVVVLVAQQIQDNLVAPYIFGKSMDIHPLTTIILVLAGGDFGGIIGILVIIPVYMMLKIIIVKLYQLFIRTRWEEEPEPAAPMGPLEPVPGGTAPPSDAGENVE
- a CDS encoding suppressor of fused domain protein — encoded protein: MSEEEVEATGWDAIEDQMKRLYGQQEPKHYAAMLPYRLGGKDPLSGISAYEAQQPYPHWHFVTFGFSELYDKESENLEYSGYGFELTFRLARSAGEQEPPAWGISLLQNMARYVFSSGNIFASGHYLDANGPICLGADTRLTALAFIDDPELPAVDTPNGRVEFLQMVGITADELEAMMTWNTTSFLHASEEMLPAYITDLARDSLLRLPAIKEAVRLGIERDGSQTGILYVDELGFEPAKSRLLGTAPAVLTIGARQAASVASLLRGRLLKGKPLRLTCPKLQILLEPAEETGCVQDGEIVRISLSEAAILELETKLQPKEGEFRLSTAKELKVQVRKTYIKDQEGNVVETIG
- a CDS encoding malic enzyme-like NAD(P)-binding protein, with the translated sequence MELLEEIMLLHKGGKLETTLKHPILCKDDLSKVYTPGVAKVCQAIADDQSQAYELTTKKNTVAVVSDGTAVLGLGDIGPKAAMPVMEGKAALFKQFADVDAVPICLDTKDTEEIIAIVKALAPTFGGINLEDISSPRCFEIEARLRAELDIPVFHDDQHGTAIVVTAGLLNALKVCGKDIKDVKIVVNGIGAAGISVSKMLLHAGAVNLIGVDREGAINRLADYERSHWSDYAQITNPYLEIGSLSDVIKGADVFIGVSAPDVLKLEDVLNMATDPIVFAMANPMPEIDPAIAAPHVRVMATGRSDYPNQINNVLCFPGIFRGALDCEATDINEDMKLAAAEAISSVIDPSELHEKYIIPDAFDPRVVERIRMAVAEAAVKSGVARKNLLVGIN
- a CDS encoding 2-hydroxycarboxylate transporter family protein — translated: MQKAIQPPLSVPEQQHVLKQGEPNLVQKVLHLKVGVIPLPLYVVFALVIFAASVLGELPNDMIGGFAVIIVLGVLLSDLGFKLPILKNIGGPAILSLMIPSFLVFWNVLDPSVLESVNTLMKTSNFLYLYISILVAGSITGMNRTTLINGFIRIFIPMMAGTLAAVAAGMGVGMLLGYSAHRTLFYIIVPIIGGGVGEGILPLSIAFSQILGGESGSYVAQMIPAAVIGNVFAIIVAGLLKRMADKNPSITGNGVLVKSKDGQKLAGSTYDSAKPDFLLMGAGLLFACGLFITGHLLSPFVGVPGPILMIFAAALLKISKLLPSKIEQGAYQLYKLVSGTLTWPLMVGLGMLYIPLKDVAALISLPYIIVCATVIVAMTITGYFTGKWVNMYPVEAAIVTGCRGGLGGTGDVAILSASGRMELMPFAQISTRIGGAITVVVATLLISVWGG
- a CDS encoding response regulator — encoded protein: MIKVLIVEDDPMVSEMNKFYLQQVEGFRADGWASSAEEVLGMLEKQAYDLILLDIYMKESNGLELLSEIRRRGVKIDVIVISAASDKESIQEALQNGAVDYLIKPFEFSRLRAALNGYREQNKLFRSQERLNQSELDRLSRFKQERTSSQELAKGFTRQTLQTIWRAVEACGSELFSAEDISAVSGISRVSAGKYLIGLTEMGVLEMDLVYGSIGRPVQKYRLAPNGKGLITKYI